The sequence below is a genomic window from Fibrobacterota bacterium.
GCCGTGGCCAACGGGGATTTGTCCAAGAAGATCACGGTGGACGTGAAGGGCGAAATCCTTGAGCTGAAGAACACCATCAACATCATGGTGGATCAGCTGAACTCCTTCGCGTCGGAAGTGACGCGCGTGGCGCGCGAGGTGGGTACGGAAGGCAAGCTGGGCGGCCAGGCCGAAGTGCGCGGCGTCGCCGGCACTTGGAAGGATTTGACGGATTCCGTGAACTTCATGGCCGGTAACCTGACCGGGCAGGTGCGTAACATCGCCGAAGTGGCGACCGCCATCGCGAACGGGAATTTGTCGAAGAAGATCACGGCCGAAGCCAAGGGGGAAATCCTCGAGCTCAAGAACACCATCAATATCATGGTGGATCAGCTGAACTCCTTCGCGTCGGAAGTGACGCGCGTGGCCCGCGAAGTAGGCTCGGAAGGCCGTCTGGGCGGCCAGGCGGAAGTGAAGGGCGTGGGCGGCACCTGGAAGGATTTGACCGACTCGGTGAATTTCATGGCGTCCAACTTGACCTCGCAGGTGCGTAACATCGCCGAAGTGACCACCGCCGTGGCCAACGGGGATTTGTCCAAGAAGATCACGGTGGACGTGAAGGGCGAGATCCTGGAGTTGAAACGCACCATCAATACCATGGTGGATCAGCTGAACTCCTTCGCGTCGGAAGTGACGCGTGTGGCGCGCGAGGTGGGTACGGAAGGCAAGCTGGGCGGCCAAGCCGAAGTGCGCGACGTGGGCGGCACCTGGAAGGATTTGACCGACTCGGTGAACTTCATGGCCTCGAACCTTACCGGCCAGGTGCGTAATATCGCCCAGGTGACGACGGCGGTGGCCAATGGCGATTTGTCCAAGAAGATCACGGTGGACGTGAAGGGCGAGATCCTGGAGCTGAAGAACACCATCAATACCATGGTGGATCAGTTGAACTCCTTCGCGTCGGAAGTGTCGCGCGTGGCGCGCGAGGTGGGTTCGGACGGAAAGCTCGGCGGCCAGGCCCAGGTGAAGGGCGTGTCGGGCACGTGGAAGGATTTGACGGATAACGTGAACTCGATGGCCTCGAACCTGACGGGCCAGGTGCGTAACATCGCCGAGGTGACCATCTCGGTGGCCAACGGCGATTTGTCCAAGAAGATCACCGTGGACGTGCGCGGTGAGTTCCTGCAATTGAAGGACACCATCAATACCATGGTGGATCAGTTGCGCGCCTTCGCTTCGGAAGTGACGCGCGTGGCGCGCGAAGTGGGTACGGAAGGCAAGTTGGGGGGCCAAGCCTACGTACAGGGCGTGGCGGGCGTTTGGAAGGATTTGACGGATAACGTGAACTTCATGGCCTCCAACCTGACGGGCCAGGTGCGTAACATCGCCCAGGTGACCACGGCGGTGGCCAACGGCGATTTGTCCAAGAAGATCACAGTGGACGTGAAAGGCGAAATCCTGGAGCTGAAGAACACCATCAATACCATGGTGGACCAGTTGTCCTCTTTCGCGTCGGAAGTGTCGCGCGTGGCGCGAGAGGTGGGCACGGAAGGCAAGCTGGGCGGCCAGGCCCAGGTGCGCGGCGTGGGGGGCACCTGGAAGGATCTGACCGATAACGTGAACTTCATGGCCGGTAACCTGACCAACCAGGTGCGAGGCATCGCTAAAGTAGTGACCTCGGTGGCCAATGGCGATTTGAAGCAGAAGCTGGCTTTCGAAGCCAAGGGCGAAATCGCGGCCTTGGCCGATACCATCAACGGCATGATCGATACCCTGGCGACCTTCGCGGACCAGGTGACTACGGTGGCCCGCGAAGTGGGCGTGGAAGGCAAGCTGGGCGGCCAAGCGCTCGTGCCCGGCGCCGCCGGTACCTGGAAGGGCCTGACGGATAACGTGAACCAGTTGGCGGCTAACCTGACGACCCAGGTGCGCGCCATCGCCGAGGTGGCGACGGCAGTGACCAAGGGCGATTTGACCCGTTCCATCCAGGTGGACGCCCAGGGCGAGGTGGAAGCCCTGAAGGACACCATCAACCAAATGATCGTGAACCTCCGCGAGACAACCTTGAAGAACGCGGAGCAGGACTGGCTTAAGACCAACCTCGCGAAGTTCACCCAGATGTTGCAAGGCCAGAAGGACCTGCTCACGGTGACAAAGCGCATCCTGGCCGAATTGGCGCCGGTGGTGGCGGCCCAGCACGGCGTGTTCTACCTGGTACAGCAACAGGAGGACGAAGCCGTCCTGAAGCTGATGGCTTCATACGCGTACAAGGAACGGCGCCTGGTGGCGACCGGGTTCAAGATGGGCGAGGGGCTGGTGGGGCAATGCGCCCTGGAGAAAGAGCGCATCCTGCTTACCAACGTGCCTTCGGACTATATCATGATCAACAGCGGGTTGGGGGAGGCTCCGCCCCTTTCCATCATCGTGCTTCCCGTGATTTTCGAGGGCCAGGTGAAGGCGGTCATCGAGCTGGCTTCCTTCGAACGCTTCAACGCCACCCATCAGACCTTCCTGGAGCAACTGACCGAATCCATCGGCATAGTGCTCAACACCATCGAGGCCAACATGCGTACCGAGGATTTGCTGAAGCAATCCCAGTCGCTGGCCCAAGAGCTGCAATCGCAACAGGAAGAGCTGCAGCAGACCAATGAGGAGCTGGAAGAAAAAGCCAAGCTGCTGGTGGAACAGAACGCCGAGGTGGAGCGCAAGAACCGCGAGGTGGAACAGGCCAAGCAAGCCTTGGAAGAAAAGGCATCTCAGCTGGCGCTGACCTCCAAGTACAAGTCCGAGTTTCTGGCCAACATGTCCCATGAGTTACGCACGCCCCTCAATTCCTTGCTGATCCTGGCGCAGCAATTGGCCGATAACGTGGAGGGCAATCTCCAGGTCAAGCAGATACAGTTCGCCCAGACCATCTATTCGGCGGGATCGGATTTGCTCACGCTGATCAACGACATCCTCGACCTTTCCAAGATCGAGTCGGGGACGGTCACGGTGGATCCTTCCGATCTTTCCTTCACCGAAATGCGCCAGTACGTGGAACGTACCTTCCGGCATATGGCGGATAACAAGAACCTCGACTTCCACGTGTCCGTGGACGAGGATTTGCCCAGCTACATGAACACCGACGTGAAGCGCTTGCAGCAGGTGATCAAGAACCTTCTCTCCAACGCCTTCAAGTTCACCGAGCGCGGGCACGTGGACCTCCGGATAAACGTGGCGCGCGCCGGCTGGAGCCCGGATCAGATGATACTCAACCGGGCCCGCAACGTGGTCGCCTTCTCCGTCACCGATACGGGGATCGGGATCCATCCCGACAAGCAGCAACTCATCTTCGAGGCTTTCCAGCAGGCCGATGGCACCACCAGCCGCAAATACGGCGGCACGGGCCTGGGATTATCCATCTCGCGCGAAATCGCCCGGCTCCTGGGCGGCGAGATCAAGCTCAGGTCGGCCTTGGGCGAAGGTTCCACATTCACTCTCTACCTACCGCTCGATTACAAGCCGCACACCTTGGGCAAGATATCCGACGCCGGGCAGCCGTTGCTGCCGTCCCCCGCCGAGGCCCGCCGCGACATGCCCCGCGAGGCCGCCCCGGCCGAAATGGCCCAACGCGATTGGCAGGCCTTCAGCGAAGTCCGGACCGTACCGAAGCCCCAACCGGTTACCGATGATCGCGAGTCCATCAAAACCGGCGACCAGGTGGTGATGATCGTGGAAGACGACGCGAATTTCTCCTACCTGCTGCTGGGCGTCGCTCGCGAGAAGGGCTTCAAAGGTATCGTCGTGCCGTGGGGGAATTCGGTGATGTCCCTCGCCCGCGAATACCAGCCGGACGCCATCACCTTGGATCTGCATCTGCCGGATATGGACGGCTGGAGCGTGCTGGCCCGTCTCAAGGAGGATTCGGCCACCCGCCACATCCCGGTGCATATCATCTCCGTCGACGAAGAGCGCGATCGCGGCTTGCGGGCCGGCGCCTTGTCGTTCCTCAATAAGCCGGCCACCAAGGAAACCTTGGATGAAGCCTTCGCGGACATCCAGGCATTCATCGCCAAGGGCGTGCGTAACCTGCTGGTCGTCGAGGATAATGCCGATCAAAGGACCGCCATCCTGGAGCTCGTGGCCGATCCGGACGTGGAAGTCGACGCCGTAGGCACCGGCGCCGAGGCCCTGGCCATCATGCGATCCAAACATATCGATTGCATGGTTATGGATCTGGGTCTGCCGGACATGGACGGGTTCGCCATGATCGAGGAGATCAAGAAGGATCCGGCGTTGCGGGAAGTACCCATCGTGGTCTACACCGGCAAGGACCTGACCACCAAGCAGGAATCGCAACTACGCGAGGTGGCGCAATCCATCATCATTAAGGACGTGCGTTCACCCGAGCGGTTGCTCGATGAGACCGCGCTCTTCCTGCATCGCGTACAGAAGCGCCTGCCGGAGCATAAACGCAAGATGCTGGAGCAGTTGCACCAATCCGACGCCCTGCTCCACGGGAAAAAGGTATTGGTGGTAGACGACGATATCCGGAACATCTTCGCCATGACCAGCCTGTTGGAACGGCACGGCATGGAGGTCATCACCGCGGAGAACGGCAAGGATGCCATCCAGATCCTGGAGAAGGGGTTGCATATCGACGCGGTGCTGATGGACATCATGATGCCCGAGATGGACGGGTACGATACCATGCGCGCCATCCGCCGCATGCCGCAGTACCAGGCCTTGCCCATCGTGGCCCTCACGGCGAAAGCCATGAAGGGGGATCGCGAGAAGTGCATCGAAGCGGGAGCCAGCGATTACATCTCCAAGCCGGTGGATACCGATCAGCTCTTGTCCCTCCTGCGCGTATGGGTGTACCGCTGATGCCCGCCCGAAAATCCGCGCTTAAAGAGGGGCGGGTCGGCGAGGAGCTGAACCCCATCCTCGAGGGAATCCTGGATCGATACGGATACGATTTCCGCGATTACTCCCGGCCGGTACTGGAAGGACGGGTGCGCTTCTTCATGAAGCAGGAGGGTATCCCGGATCTGGCCGCCTTCGGCGATCGCATCCTGTCCATCCCGGAGATCATGCAAAGGTTCCTGCTCGCGTTATCCTCGACCGGCGCGGCCATGTTCAAGGAACCGGAGCTGTACGCGGCCATCCGCCGGGACATCGTACCCGTCCTGCGGACTTACCCGTTCATACGCATCTGGCATGCCGGCTGCGGGAGCGGGCAGGAGGCTTATTCCATGGCCATCCTGCTCGCCGAAGAAGGCCTCTACGATCGTTGCCGCATCTACGCCACCGATATGGACGAAAGTTCCTTGCGAAAAGCCCGCGACGGGATTTTTTCGATACAGTCCATGCGTAAGTACGCCCAGAATTACGTCCAGGCGGGCGGGAAGAACTCCTTTTCCGACTACTACACGGCCAAGTACAACAGCGCCATCATCAACGCCTCGCTCCGGAAGAACATCGTTTTCGGCCAGCATAACCTTGTTTCGGACGGCTCGTTCAACGAGTTTCAGGTCATCTTTTGCCGCAACGTGCTGGGCTATTTCAACGATCGCCTGCAGGAGCGGGTACTAGGCCTTTTGCACGGGAGCCTGGGCATGTTCGGGTACCTGGGGCTGGGCCCCAAGGAAACCTTGCCTGCGGGCGGCTATCAAGGCTGCTTCAACGAAATCGACGCGAAGCATCGACTCTATCGGAAGGTCGCATAATGGCGGAGGGCAAACTGGGCAACGGCGCATCGGATGGTCCTTCTTTCGATGCGTCAGGGCCGCATGAAGAATCCGCGCATGGCCAGGGTGCCGTAATGTACGGGGAACCGACCTATCCCGCCAACGGGCATTCCATGGCCCTGCCGGCGGCCCAGGAGGAAAAAGTCAAAGTCCTCCTGGTGGACGATCTGCCGCATAAATTGACCGCGCTGCATGCCATCCTGGAGAACGAGAACCTGTCCCTGGTGACGGCCACTTCCGGATTCGACGCCTTGCGTAATCTTCTGCGCGAGGATTTCGCCGTCATCCTCCTCGACGTGATGATGCCCGGCCTGGACGGTTTCGAGACGGCCGCCCTAATCCGCCAGCGGAAGCGTTCGGAGCATACCCCCATCATCTTCATTACCGCCAACCTCGCGGACAACAACCTCTCCAAGGGCTACTCCCTGGGCGCCGTGGATTACATCTATGCGCCGGTCGTTCCCGAAATCCTGAAGGCCAAGGTGGCCGTATTCGTGGAGTTGTTCCGCATCAACCGCAAGGTGAGGCAGCAGACCCGCGCCTTGCGCACTTATACCCTCGACCTCGAGGTCGTGAACAAACAGCTCGAGCACCGCACGCGGGAATTGCAATCCAGCCGCGAAAGCTTCCGTAATATCGTGGAAAAGAACCAAGAAGGGATCGCCGTGGTGGATGCCGCGGGAAGCATCCGCTTCGCCAATCCCGCTTTCGCCCGCCTGCTGGGCGAACGGGGAGGAGAAGCTTCCGGTGGCGTGATCGGGAAGCCGTTCCCTTTCCAACTCGAAGCCGGCTCCATCCGCGAATTGGAGCACACCGGCGCGGACGGGAAGCCGATCCATATCGAAGTGTCCTTGGCGGAAACCCAATGGGAAGGCGGAACCGCCTACCTGGCCAGCGTGCGCGACGTAAGCATGCGGATCGATGCCGAAGCAGCGCTGCGCGACAGCGAGGAAAAGCTGCGGCAGGCCCAGAAGCTCGAATCCATCGGGCGCCTGGCCGGCGGCGTGGCCCATGATTTCAATAACCTCCTCACGGCCATCAACGGCTACACCGACATGGTGCTTGCCAGCTTGGAGGATTCCGATTCCAACAAATCCTACCTGCAGGAAGTGCGCCGATCGGGGGAACGCGCCGCCGAGCTGACCCACCAATTGCTGGCCTACAGCCGCAAGCAGGTGCTCGTGCCCAAGCTGCTCAATTTGAACAGCGTGGTGGACAACATGACCAACATGCTGCGCCGCCTGATCGGGGACAATATCGACCTGGTTTCGGCTCCGGACACGGATTTGGGTTTGGTCAAGGCCGATCCCGGCCAGCTAGAGCAATTGATCATGAACCTGGTGGTCAACGCCAAGGATGCCATGCCGGACGGGGGCCGCATCACCGTTTCCACCGGCATGGAAACCTTGGCCCAGGATTCGGACGCCCTGCATCCCATCGACAAGGAGTTATCCGTCGTACCCGGCCAGTACGTGGTCCTCAGCGTGGCCGATACCGGCATCGGCATGGACGACGATACGCGCAGCCGCATTTTCGAACCCTTCTTCACGACCAAGGAAGTGGGGCGGGGGACCGGCCTGGGCCTCTCCATGGTGTACGGCTTCGTCAAGCAAAGCGGGGGTAACATCACGGTTACGAGCGCTCCGGGTGCGGGCACCACCTTCCGCATTTACCTTCCCTTGGCGCCCGGCGGAGCCGCCTGGACTCCCGAGGCCCATGACGGAAGCATCGTCGAATCCGGATCCGAAACCATCCTGCTGGTGGAGGATGAAGCCACCGTCCGCAAGTTCCTCCTGAACGTCCTGACCCAAGTGGGATACCGGGTGATCGAAGCGGAGGACGGCAAGCACGCCCTGGATATCACCGGGACCCTTACCGAGCCCATCCACCTCCTCCTGACGGACGTGATGATGGCCAACATGGGCGGCCGCGAATTGGCGGCCAGGCTCTCGGAACGCCGCCCCGCGATGAAGATCCTTTTCATGTCCGGGTACGCCGAGGACGTGCGGCCCGATGGATGGGAAAGCCTCGGCGGAGTAGACTTCCTGCAGAAACCCTTTTCCCCGGGCATGCTGGCCCAACGGGTACGGTCGGTTCTGGATTCCACTCGGGCCTTGGCCGATTGAAAAAACTTCGGGCGGGGCGGTTTTTCCTGAAGGAATAGTTTTTTCCGGAGGACCCAAGTACCGTTTCCAAGAACCCATCCACGGGTGGTGGCATTCGCTCCGCGTGACTAAATTTCCTCAATAGGGAACGCAAGGAAAAAAATCCGACGATTCCTGACGTTTCCCCCATTTCCGGGAAGGGAAGCGGGTTGGCAATCTGACGCGATTGGGCGTGGGCATTGCCTTCTTGATAAATTGGTTGAATCGCCGACCGGACATGGGATAATAGAACGGATCCCACCACCA
It includes:
- a CDS encoding protein-glutamate O-methyltransferase CheR — protein: MPARKSALKEGRVGEELNPILEGILDRYGYDFRDYSRPVLEGRVRFFMKQEGIPDLAAFGDRILSIPEIMQRFLLALSSTGAAMFKEPELYAAIRRDIVPVLRTYPFIRIWHAGCGSGQEAYSMAILLAEEGLYDRCRIYATDMDESSLRKARDGIFSIQSMRKYAQNYVQAGGKNSFSDYYTAKYNSAIINASLRKNIVFGQHNLVSDGSFNEFQVIFCRNVLGYFNDRLQERVLGLLHGSLGMFGYLGLGPKETLPAGGYQGCFNEIDAKHRLYRKVA
- a CDS encoding HAMP domain-containing protein, producing the protein AVANGDLSKKITVDVKGEILELKNTINIMVDQLNSFASEVTRVAREVGTEGKLGGQAEVRGVAGTWKDLTDSVNFMAGNLTGQVRNIAEVATAIANGNLSKKITAEAKGEILELKNTINIMVDQLNSFASEVTRVAREVGSEGRLGGQAEVKGVGGTWKDLTDSVNFMASNLTSQVRNIAEVTTAVANGDLSKKITVDVKGEILELKRTINTMVDQLNSFASEVTRVAREVGTEGKLGGQAEVRDVGGTWKDLTDSVNFMASNLTGQVRNIAQVTTAVANGDLSKKITVDVKGEILELKNTINTMVDQLNSFASEVSRVAREVGSDGKLGGQAQVKGVSGTWKDLTDNVNSMASNLTGQVRNIAEVTISVANGDLSKKITVDVRGEFLQLKDTINTMVDQLRAFASEVTRVAREVGTEGKLGGQAYVQGVAGVWKDLTDNVNFMASNLTGQVRNIAQVTTAVANGDLSKKITVDVKGEILELKNTINTMVDQLSSFASEVSRVAREVGTEGKLGGQAQVRGVGGTWKDLTDNVNFMAGNLTNQVRGIAKVVTSVANGDLKQKLAFEAKGEIAALADTINGMIDTLATFADQVTTVAREVGVEGKLGGQALVPGAAGTWKGLTDNVNQLAANLTTQVRAIAEVATAVTKGDLTRSIQVDAQGEVEALKDTINQMIVNLRETTLKNAEQDWLKTNLAKFTQMLQGQKDLLTVTKRILAELAPVVAAQHGVFYLVQQQEDEAVLKLMASYAYKERRLVATGFKMGEGLVGQCALEKERILLTNVPSDYIMINSGLGEAPPLSIIVLPVIFEGQVKAVIELASFERFNATHQTFLEQLTESIGIVLNTIEANMRTEDLLKQSQSLAQELQSQQEELQQTNEELEEKAKLLVEQNAEVERKNREVEQAKQALEEKASQLALTSKYKSEFLANMSHELRTPLNSLLILAQQLADNVEGNLQVKQIQFAQTIYSAGSDLLTLINDILDLSKIESGTVTVDPSDLSFTEMRQYVERTFRHMADNKNLDFHVSVDEDLPSYMNTDVKRLQQVIKNLLSNAFKFTERGHVDLRINVARAGWSPDQMILNRARNVVAFSVTDTGIGIHPDKQQLIFEAFQQADGTTSRKYGGTGLGLSISREIARLLGGEIKLRSALGEGSTFTLYLPLDYKPHTLGKISDAGQPLLPSPAEARRDMPREAAPAEMAQRDWQAFSEVRTVPKPQPVTDDRESIKTGDQVVMIVEDDANFSYLLLGVAREKGFKGIVVPWGNSVMSLAREYQPDAITLDLHLPDMDGWSVLARLKEDSATRHIPVHIISVDEERDRGLRAGALSFLNKPATKETLDEAFADIQAFIAKGVRNLLVVEDNADQRTAILELVADPDVEVDAVGTGAEALAIMRSKHIDCMVMDLGLPDMDGFAMIEEIKKDPALREVPIVVYTGKDLTTKQESQLREVAQSIIIKDVRSPERLLDETALFLHRVQKRLPEHKRKMLEQLHQSDALLHGKKVLVVDDDIRNIFAMTSLLERHGMEVITAENGKDAIQILEKGLHIDAVLMDIMMPEMDGYDTMRAIRRMPQYQALPIVALTAKAMKGDREKCIEAGASDYISKPVDTDQLLSLLRVWVYR
- a CDS encoding response regulator, which codes for MAEGKLGNGASDGPSFDASGPHEESAHGQGAVMYGEPTYPANGHSMALPAAQEEKVKVLLVDDLPHKLTALHAILENENLSLVTATSGFDALRNLLREDFAVILLDVMMPGLDGFETAALIRQRKRSEHTPIIFITANLADNNLSKGYSLGAVDYIYAPVVPEILKAKVAVFVELFRINRKVRQQTRALRTYTLDLEVVNKQLEHRTRELQSSRESFRNIVEKNQEGIAVVDAAGSIRFANPAFARLLGERGGEASGGVIGKPFPFQLEAGSIRELEHTGADGKPIHIEVSLAETQWEGGTAYLASVRDVSMRIDAEAALRDSEEKLRQAQKLESIGRLAGGVAHDFNNLLTAINGYTDMVLASLEDSDSNKSYLQEVRRSGERAAELTHQLLAYSRKQVLVPKLLNLNSVVDNMTNMLRRLIGDNIDLVSAPDTDLGLVKADPGQLEQLIMNLVVNAKDAMPDGGRITVSTGMETLAQDSDALHPIDKELSVVPGQYVVLSVADTGIGMDDDTRSRIFEPFFTTKEVGRGTGLGLSMVYGFVKQSGGNITVTSAPGAGTTFRIYLPLAPGGAAWTPEAHDGSIVESGSETILLVEDEATVRKFLLNVLTQVGYRVIEAEDGKHALDITGTLTEPIHLLLTDVMMANMGGRELAARLSERRPAMKILFMSGYAEDVRPDGWESLGGVDFLQKPFSPGMLAQRVRSVLDSTRALAD